The genomic interval CGAGACCCCTGCGGGTCGTTCGCGGCGGGGGGTACATGCGGCTCCTTCAGCGGGGGGACACCAGCATTGGCCGATATTTCGAACTGAGGCCGGTCATTCGAACATCGTGCGCGCTGAAGCTAGAGCCACGGGAGGATGAAGTCAACGGCTGTGACAAGGGTGAACTGGCCTGAGAGCACGGGGTCTTCGCGCGGGACGGCCGCCCGCGGCGCCATACTGTCCGGCGTGCGAGTAGCGATCATGACAGCGGGTTCCCGGGGCGACGTGGCCCCGTTCACGGGCCTGGGGCACGGTCTGGCGCGGGCCGGGCACGAGGTCACCCTGGTCACCCACGAGCGCTTCGAGCTGCTGGCGGCGCGGGCCGGTATCGGCTTCCACGCGCTGCCGGTCGATCCCCGGGCGGAGCTGGAGTCCTCGCGCGGGCAGGCGCTGCACCGCAGCACGACCGGAGTGGGCAAGCTGGTGCGGGTGGTCGCGATGGCCCGGTCCCTGGCCGGACGGATGGCGGACGACCTGGTGACAGCCGCCCGGGCGAGCGACGCACTGCTCCTCTCCGGATCGGTGGCCCCGCTGGGCCACGCCGTCGCCGAGGGCCTGCGACTGCCCAGCCTCGGGCTCAACCTCCAACCCCTCGCGGCCACCCGGGAGTTCGCACCACCCATGCTGGGCGTCGGCTCCTGGGGGCCGTTCGGCAACCGGGTCGTCGGGCTGGGCCTGAACCTGGCGGTGGAGCAGGTCTTCGGCGCGGCCCTCCCGCCGGTCCGGGCCCGCCTCGGTCTGCCTCCGCTGGGCACGGCCGCGGCACTGCGCTCCCGCGAGCGGCAGGGCTGGCCGGTCCTGCACGGCTTCAGCCCCCGGGTGGTCGCCCGGCCCCGCGACTGGCGGTCCGGAC from Streptomyces sp. CC0208 carries:
- a CDS encoding glycosyltransferase, whose translation is MTAGSRGDVAPFTGLGHGLARAGHEVTLVTHERFELLAARAGIGFHALPVDPRAELESSRGQALHRSTTGVGKLVRVVAMARSLAGRMADDLVTAARASDALLLSGSVAPLGHAVAEGLRLPSLGLNLQPLAATREFAPPMLGVGSWGPFGNRVVGLGLNLAVEQVFGAALPPVRARLGLPPLGTAAALRSRERQGWPVLHGFSPRVVARPRDWRSGLDVAGYWWPYDGDAPLPGDLRTFVEAGPPPVFVGLGSATVPDPARTSAEIVRALRRAGLRGVIQRGWAGLAAAGDGMLTIDEVPHSALFPHMAAVVHHAGAGTTAAGLRAGVPAVPVPIQFDESFWAARLVALGVAPRALPLRRLTADALGEALVRATRDAEHRERARTLGAHIRAEDGVRPVVDAVNRLDR